A single genomic interval of Streptomyces sp. 1222.5 harbors:
- a CDS encoding PP2C family protein-serine/threonine phosphatase: MPAYIGHVGATDVGEQPSGDLVDYAALFAATPSPYLVVDPGLVIVGVNAAYCRVTGRTRQELIGQYIFEAFPDNPADPEADGRRNLSASLQRVLTTGRADTMAVQRYDIPVTRQPGSFEERWWSPVNTPVLGPDGKVAWIIHRVEDVTGYVRSRRERRRPEPVDRPGPPPAGLEAELYARAKELERLNEELRRAHARERQVAMTLQEAMLHSPDLARHSNMAVRYLPAIGSLNVCGDWYDAVDLTDGRFFVAVGDVVGHGLEAATVMGMLRSALSAASRAVAGPAQALEVLGLYARSVDGALAATAVTALVDTRSRLVIYSSAGHPPPVLMRPDGTCQLLDQATDPPLGARPTHVPRPQAGSAYHPGDTLVLYTDGLIERRDEDIDKGLQRLTDTLRDCLGQTPDDLADALLERLGVSHGARDDIALIVVGL; the protein is encoded by the coding sequence ATGCCCGCTTACATTGGACACGTGGGTGCTACTGATGTCGGAGAGCAGCCGAGCGGTGACCTGGTCGACTACGCTGCGCTGTTCGCCGCCACACCCAGCCCCTACCTGGTCGTCGACCCCGGTCTGGTGATCGTCGGGGTGAACGCCGCCTACTGCCGGGTCACCGGCCGCACCCGTCAGGAACTGATCGGGCAGTACATCTTCGAGGCGTTCCCCGACAACCCGGCCGACCCGGAGGCCGACGGCAGGCGGAACCTGTCGGCCTCCCTGCAACGGGTGCTCACCACGGGGAGGGCCGACACCATGGCCGTCCAGCGGTACGACATCCCCGTCACCAGGCAGCCGGGCTCCTTCGAGGAACGCTGGTGGTCGCCGGTCAACACCCCCGTGCTCGGACCGGACGGCAAGGTCGCGTGGATCATCCATCGGGTCGAGGACGTGACCGGCTACGTCCGCAGCCGCCGTGAGCGGCGGCGGCCGGAACCCGTCGACCGGCCGGGCCCCCCGCCCGCGGGCCTGGAGGCGGAGCTGTACGCCCGCGCCAAGGAACTGGAACGGTTGAACGAGGAACTGCGGCGGGCGCACGCGCGCGAGCGGCAGGTGGCGATGACGTTGCAGGAGGCCATGCTCCACTCGCCCGACCTGGCGCGGCACTCCAACATGGCGGTGCGCTACCTGCCGGCGATCGGCTCGCTGAACGTGTGCGGCGACTGGTACGACGCCGTCGACCTGACCGACGGGCGCTTCTTCGTGGCCGTCGGCGACGTGGTCGGCCACGGACTGGAGGCCGCCACTGTCATGGGCATGTTGCGCAGCGCGTTGTCGGCGGCCAGTCGTGCCGTGGCGGGCCCGGCCCAGGCGCTCGAGGTGCTGGGCCTGTACGCCCGCTCCGTCGACGGCGCACTGGCGGCGACCGCCGTCACCGCGCTGGTCGACACCCGCTCCCGGCTGGTCATCTACTCCAGCGCGGGTCATCCGCCGCCCGTCCTCATGCGCCCCGACGGCACCTGCCAACTCCTGGACCAGGCCACCGACCCGCCCCTCGGCGCCAGACCCACACATGTGCCGCGCCCCCAGGCGGGCTCCGCCTACCACCCGGGGGACACCCTGGTCCTCTACACCGACGGCCTGATCGAGCGCCGTGACGAAGACATCGACAAGGGACTGCAGCGTCTGACCGACACCCTGCGCGACTGCCTCGGGCAGACCCCGGACGACCTGGCCGACGCACTGCTGGAGCGCCTGGGGGTCAGCCATGGCGCACGCGACGACATCGCACTGATCGTGGTCGGTCTCTGA
- a CDS encoding ABC transporter substrate-binding protein: MPNSPTPMDASPRYPRWADRLIRQLDAFAATRSGAERVPALVLSRQEGGDARSPAFMIREYAHRLSPVRGTSHFQVPHAVVDDQELTGGFLAAIDRVALRFQLTMPSGRLRLPSFHTCRAVLEAERGTGDLQAQQQPIVDDLYTALLTRRRSLRTGARVAELLGQHLLTGWLQGLVAALIVGFPKLCYRFHLRHRGLRWVADESNASCFLDAALTFCRDGELDRDDPRVRRILLRALLTDLRKATRSRTWLSHLWARRRWSFVVLVPEIDDVDGAGRAFLGAFEELAGDQPSRPLLVLAACAGPPPAYAAPLDADLSRPNGIPDKVFTYLKEGSAEPVRLVTLPAEDDTEGKAKERIETHPGVMVRRDSPLDWMRPAVLPALALASAGVLLAPHYLWPTPPPKPPAAPSCVTVGTGERVGVTDGRQCSLAVPGSRGKELRDLERQVAEENALVPGGRYRTLVFLAPLSLQNGVYDDPPVGLQILRGAIAQQHRLNAGVRQNKMPIRLLIANTGQYFKYGARNARSPKDPDVTRMIVERRRKDHIAAVIGLTQSRPESLEAARELDQAGIPVIANAVTGSNMVGPDSPQRYFQISAPNARVAPVLADFIEHSPTVHGLSSGTPHAVVVYDPTDAYFSTDLKNLFLDSYGKHGGVDLVGFSEKPGATTPDNIATDVCNKVSATHGIIVYLGRSGVLPSLLNAMQSAGGHCQPPEGSTIPLIAESAPIDFQLHPAETARAYPYMTLLYETANAPTQDPRDPYAQFTRDFAAVFGGRSADADAAGGFDTVGIVTKVVENLLPASHDVQPNDIYLWLTAHGVSQYPGASGVLRLDGKHKYPPDKAVFIREIGQPDGATATLLSCGILPNRQHPARWGSAPDTFPCPRDGTPPAF; the protein is encoded by the coding sequence GTGCCCAACTCCCCCACGCCCATGGACGCGTCGCCGCGCTACCCCAGGTGGGCCGACCGACTCATACGCCAGCTGGACGCCTTCGCCGCCACCCGGTCCGGAGCGGAGCGAGTGCCGGCCCTCGTCCTCAGCCGTCAGGAGGGCGGCGACGCCAGGTCACCCGCGTTCATGATCCGGGAGTACGCGCACCGGCTCTCACCGGTCCGCGGCACCTCCCACTTCCAGGTGCCGCATGCCGTCGTCGACGACCAGGAGCTCACCGGCGGCTTCCTCGCGGCGATCGACCGCGTGGCCCTGCGGTTCCAGCTCACGATGCCGTCGGGACGGCTGCGGCTGCCCTCCTTCCACACCTGCCGGGCCGTGCTGGAGGCGGAGCGGGGCACGGGGGATCTCCAGGCCCAACAGCAGCCGATCGTCGACGACCTGTACACCGCGCTGCTGACGAGGCGGAGGTCGCTGCGGACCGGCGCGCGCGTCGCGGAGCTGTTGGGGCAGCACCTCCTGACCGGCTGGCTGCAAGGGCTCGTCGCCGCGCTGATCGTCGGCTTTCCCAAGCTCTGCTACCGCTTCCACCTGCGCCACCGGGGTCTGCGCTGGGTCGCGGACGAGAGCAACGCGTCCTGCTTCCTGGACGCGGCACTGACCTTCTGCCGCGACGGCGAGCTGGACCGCGACGATCCGCGGGTGCGGCGGATCCTGCTGCGCGCGCTGCTCACCGACCTGCGGAAGGCCACCCGGAGCAGGACCTGGCTGAGCCATCTGTGGGCCCGGCGCCGGTGGTCCTTCGTCGTCCTCGTCCCGGAGATCGACGACGTGGACGGCGCCGGCCGGGCGTTCCTCGGCGCCTTCGAGGAACTCGCCGGCGACCAGCCGTCCAGACCCCTCCTGGTCCTGGCCGCCTGCGCGGGTCCGCCCCCGGCGTACGCCGCCCCGCTCGACGCCGACCTGAGCCGGCCGAACGGCATCCCCGACAAGGTCTTCACCTACCTCAAGGAAGGCAGTGCCGAGCCCGTACGTCTCGTCACCCTGCCGGCCGAGGACGACACCGAGGGCAAGGCGAAGGAGAGGATCGAGACCCACCCCGGTGTCATGGTCCGCAGGGACAGCCCCCTGGACTGGATGCGTCCGGCCGTGCTTCCCGCGCTGGCCCTGGCGAGCGCCGGCGTCCTCCTGGCCCCGCACTACCTCTGGCCGACGCCCCCACCCAAGCCGCCGGCGGCGCCCTCGTGCGTCACGGTCGGGACGGGCGAGCGGGTGGGCGTCACGGACGGCAGGCAGTGCAGCCTCGCCGTGCCGGGAAGCCGCGGGAAGGAACTGCGCGACCTCGAACGCCAGGTCGCCGAGGAGAACGCCCTCGTCCCGGGCGGGCGTTACCGCACTCTGGTCTTCCTCGCTCCTCTCAGCCTCCAGAACGGCGTCTACGACGATCCGCCGGTGGGACTGCAGATCCTGCGCGGTGCGATCGCGCAGCAGCACCGGCTCAACGCCGGGGTCCGCCAGAACAAGATGCCGATCCGGCTGCTGATCGCCAACACCGGCCAGTACTTCAAGTACGGTGCCAGGAACGCGCGGTCACCGAAGGATCCCGACGTCACCCGGATGATCGTCGAACGTCGGCGGAAGGACCACATCGCCGCCGTCATCGGGCTCACGCAGAGCCGGCCGGAGTCGCTCGAAGCGGCCCGGGAACTCGACCAGGCCGGCATCCCGGTCATCGCCAACGCAGTGACCGGCAGCAACATGGTCGGGCCCGACTCGCCGCAGCGCTACTTCCAGATCTCCGCACCCAACGCGCGGGTCGCGCCGGTCCTCGCCGACTTCATCGAACACTCCCCCACCGTGCACGGCCTCAGCAGCGGCACACCGCACGCCGTGGTCGTGTACGACCCGACCGACGCATACTTCAGCACGGACCTGAAGAACCTGTTCCTCGACTCCTACGGCAAGCACGGCGGCGTCGACCTGGTCGGCTTCAGCGAGAAACCCGGGGCGACCACACCGGACAACATCGCGACGGACGTGTGCAACAAGGTCTCCGCCACCCACGGCATCATCGTGTACCTGGGCCGTTCCGGGGTCCTGCCCAGCCTGCTCAACGCCATGCAGAGCGCGGGCGGACACTGCCAGCCACCGGAGGGCAGCACCATCCCGCTGATCGCCGAGAGCGCCCCCATCGACTTCCAGCTCCATCCGGCCGAGACGGCGCGCGCGTACCCGTACATGACGCTCCTGTACGAGACGGCGAACGCCCCCACGCAGGACCCTCGCGACCCCTACGCGCAGTTCACCCGGGATTTCGCGGCCGTCTTCGGCGGCCGCAGCGCCGACGCCGACGCCGCCGGCGGTTTCGACACGGTGGGCATCGTCACCAAGGTCGTCGAGAACCTGCTCCCGGCGTCCCACGACGTGCAGCCCAACGACATCTACCTGTGGCTCACCGCCCACGGAGTGTCCCAGTACCCCGGCGCCTCGGGTGTGCTGCGACTGGACGGCAAGCACAAGTACCCGCCGGACAAAGCGGTGTTCATCCGCGAGATCGGCCAGCCGGACGGCGCGACGGCCACCCTGCTCAGCTGCGGGATACTGCCCAACCGGCAGCACCCGGCGCGCTGGGGGTCCGCGCCCGACACCTTCCCCTGCCCCCGGGACGGCACCCCGCCCGCCTTCTGA
- a CDS encoding SDR family oxidoreductase — protein MDIKGSAALVTGANRGIGLAFARALLAHGAAKVYAGVRDPESMREPGVTPLRLDVTDEEQVAAAARTADDVTIVINNAGVAGGPALLEGSFDGARREMEVNYFGTWAVSRAFAPVLAANGGGALVTMLSVASWVANRRLPSYAASKSAQWSLTNAFRLALREQGTLVVGVHAGYVDTDLAADIDSPKILPADVAEMTMAALLDDAPEVLADDVTRRVRAALSGDLETLYAGR, from the coding sequence ATGGACATCAAGGGTTCCGCCGCTCTCGTCACGGGAGCCAACCGCGGCATCGGCCTGGCCTTCGCCCGGGCGCTGCTCGCGCACGGTGCCGCCAAGGTCTACGCCGGTGTCCGGGATCCGGAGAGCATGCGTGAACCCGGAGTCACCCCGCTGCGGCTGGACGTCACCGACGAGGAGCAGGTGGCCGCGGCGGCGCGCACCGCGGACGACGTCACCATCGTCATCAACAACGCCGGCGTCGCGGGTGGTCCGGCCCTCCTCGAAGGGTCGTTCGACGGCGCACGGCGCGAGATGGAGGTCAACTACTTCGGCACCTGGGCCGTGTCCCGGGCGTTCGCGCCCGTGCTGGCCGCCAACGGCGGCGGGGCTCTCGTCACCATGCTGTCCGTGGCGTCCTGGGTGGCCAACCGGCGGCTCCCGAGCTACGCGGCCTCCAAGTCCGCCCAGTGGTCGCTGACGAACGCCTTCCGGCTGGCGCTGCGCGAACAGGGCACGCTGGTCGTCGGCGTGCACGCGGGCTACGTGGACACCGACCTCGCGGCGGACATCGACTCCCCGAAGATCCTCCCGGCCGACGTGGCCGAGATGACGATGGCCGCCCTGCTCGACGACGCACCCGAGGTGCTCGCCGACGACGTCACCCGGCGTGTGCGCGCCGCGCTCTCGGGAGACCTGGAGACGCTGTACGCCGGACGCTGA
- a CDS encoding fasciclin domain-containing protein, producing the protein MNTRIRRTTGLLAAAAVLPLALTACSGGDSDKSDSAGKASASATKGGADMNGSSSGASSMDQPFGAACSAVPKNGAGSFDGMAKDPVATAASNNPALSTLVTAVKKAGLVDTLNNAQNITVFAPTNDAFKKIPKATLDKALADKAQLTKILTYHVVGRKLAPKDLENGSFDTLEKSKVTTSGSGESYTVDDTAKVVCGNVRTANANVYIVDTVLMPKM; encoded by the coding sequence ATGAACACGCGTATCCGCCGTACCACCGGCCTTCTCGCCGCGGCCGCCGTACTGCCCCTGGCCCTCACCGCCTGCTCCGGCGGCGATTCGGACAAGTCCGACTCCGCCGGCAAGGCGTCGGCCTCGGCCACGAAGGGCGGTGCCGACATGAACGGTTCGAGCAGCGGCGCGAGCAGCATGGACCAGCCGTTCGGTGCGGCTTGTTCCGCCGTGCCGAAGAACGGCGCCGGTTCCTTCGACGGCATGGCCAAGGACCCGGTGGCCACCGCCGCCTCCAACAACCCGGCGCTCTCCACCCTCGTGACCGCGGTGAAGAAGGCCGGCCTGGTCGACACCCTCAACAACGCCCAGAACATCACGGTGTTCGCGCCGACCAACGACGCCTTCAAGAAGATCCCCAAGGCGACCCTGGACAAGGCCCTGGCCGACAAGGCCCAGCTGACGAAGATCCTCACCTACCACGTCGTCGGCCGGAAGCTCGCGCCGAAGGACCTGGAGAACGGCTCCTTCGACACGCTGGAGAAGTCCAAGGTGACGACCTCCGGATCGGGCGAGTCCTACACGGTCGACGACACCGCCAAGGTCGTCTGCGGCAACGTCAGGACCGCCAACGCCAACGTCTACATCGTCGACACCGTCCTGATGCCCAAGATGTGA